One Arthrobacter sp. StoSoilB20 DNA segment encodes these proteins:
- a CDS encoding MGMT family protein, whose protein sequence is MRMEYVTAVLAVVDLVPPGSAVSYGDVAELLGAGGPRQVGAVMSHYGSSGAWWRVLRASGEAPSGHEVEALKHYLEESTPLHGAFEAFSRTGEGRWRVDLATARWAPGEADFDQLDVISDQLERQLHKLSVPDDEMTV, encoded by the coding sequence ATGCGGATGGAGTATGTGACGGCGGTTTTGGCCGTTGTGGACCTCGTTCCTCCCGGTTCGGCGGTTTCCTACGGGGATGTCGCAGAGCTTCTTGGTGCCGGCGGGCCGCGACAGGTTGGGGCAGTCATGAGCCACTACGGCAGCTCCGGGGCCTGGTGGCGGGTCCTGCGGGCCAGCGGCGAGGCACCCTCCGGGCACGAAGTCGAGGCACTGAAGCACTACCTGGAAGAATCGACGCCGCTGCATGGCGCCTTTGAGGCCTTCTCCAGGACGGGAGAAGGCCGTTGGCGCGTTGACCTGGCAACGGCGCGATGGGCACCAGGGGAAGCCGATTTTGATCAACTGGATGTGATCTCGGACCAGTTGGAGCGTCAACTCCATAAATTGTCGGTGCCCGATGATGAAATGACTGTGTGA